The DNA region ATTTTTGGGGCCGCAAGGTTCCAAAGTAATACTTCCAGAAATGTcttcgttctttttttttctaatggaGGTATATATGCTAGTGGAGTGGCCTGCTGGGGTCATTTATAGGAAGTATATCGTAGGAACTTGATCCGAGTTAGTTTCAGAGGAATGTTCCCATTTTTCCTTGGCTTTTGCCATGTCGATTAAGGAGTTAAATTGTAATTATTATGTTAATTGTTGAATAGACTCTGTTCATTTCCTTTCTATTCTgaattatatattcattttgaGAGGATCAAGGCATCGGGAATTACtggttttgatgaaaaaaacaaaattattgatATACTTGTACCATTTTGATTACTTTGTGGTGGGTGAACATGAATTTAATATTGTCAAATTATTGAATGTATTTGCATAAAAAACAATTGATGGATCTTTGTAGCCTGCATTCTGCCATGTCAAGTggatgctcttttttttttggtcggCAAGCGGAagctcaaaagtcaaaattgaAGATATGTAACAATAATGTAAATAGTTAGGCACCTACTTCTGCAGGGTTAGCATTGTGATTGCAGTTGCCTAGTGATAACTCTTCCTTCCAACTAGCTAGAAAAACTACTCATCCATGCGTAGCAATGATAAGACTAAAAAGTACTTTCCCGAACTAAAATATGGCTCAGGAGAGcattaaaacaagaaaattgaTATCTACAGACaattaaagataataaattGAGCATGATTATCGCAGAAAGGAATGTCATTGAAACTATTTGGTTAACGTTAATCGTACACAGCAATGTGGATGTGGAGGGTAGGATTTTTGAGCAAAACAAAATTGATTGGTAACTGAAGCTAATTTTATTTCATCCAAGGAATTCTGGGGCTTCCTCTAGTCATTGGAATACTTGTTGCGGGTTCTAATCTTCTTAGGAATACGGGTGTTTATCTTCAGGAGTTCATTAAATgacatcttaatttcttcacGTCTGATTGTTTTAGGGGCTTCAGCATGAACATCTGAGCTCCTTCCTCTAAGCACCTGATCAGAAAAGTGCAAATcttttaaaaatgatatatgagtgaaaagaagagaaacagaAGAGAACATGCATCATTTGCAAATACTTGTTAATACGAGTTGGGACGTTCTCAGATGACACAATAACCACTGGAACCTCTTTCATGACTGATGATTCCTGCTTGAAAAGAAACAGAGATATGGTCAACATTATTGTCACTGAAATAAGCTCTTTCCATTAGGCATACTAATTATTGCTTGTTGCAATACCTTAATTCTTTTAAGTAGCTCATAGCCTGTCATTCCTGGCATACAATAAtctgtaattatcaaatttactTTTGATACCTGCAAGAtaatcataatattaaatacCTTTTAGCATTCAGAAGACAATTTATGAATGCATTGGTCATTGATTCATCTCAACTGAAGATGTTCCCATatttattctctttgaaagGGAAAAATTCTGGATAATGTCCAATAGTTAAACGGACTAAAAAATTCAGAATTATCTCTCTTTTTAGAGTAACTTACTCTGCCCTCCAAGGTGTTACTTTGATCGTCTCCTAAGCCCAAAAATTCCAATGCCCTTCTCCCATTTTCCGCAGTAGTCACTGCAGCCACATAAATTATAAGTACTCTGAAAACCGAAGTACCGAACAAaaactctttttcctttttgagcaAGTAACATAATTAGTAGCATATCAAAGAATAAAATGCTTTTTTTATGAATTACTCATATGTAAAAGCATTCACCATCCCACTCTTCATGTCCTCTTTTTAGTCAAATTGTAGCTAGTCACACACAAAATTGCTTTTAAATTCGACTAGCTACAACTCTTCCATTTGCTCCAAAAACTGTGTTATCTTTTCCAAGGACAATGCAACAGcaatattgaatttaattggggtATAGAAGGAGGGTTAAGTTACATCACCCTAAGCAACTGTGACCCTTGTGggaaaaatttttataaaaaaagccTTAAAAAAACCAAGAGACTATTGCATCCCAAACCAGGAAGAAAGAATGTATATTACCTTTGCAAGAGGAGTTTATGAGTAGTTGTTCAATGAGTTTGCGATCAATGAGACTATCATCCACAGCTAAAACATGGGGTTGCTCCACATTTTCCATCACTCCCTTTgttgaagaagaagcagcaCTAGCAGCATCCATATGTTCCTGCAGATCCCTACCCCAATTATAAGTCCCTCTCAGAAAActttaataataatgaagatgTTCTTCTAGTTATATAGCCGCGATCAAGAGTAATAGTCACAGAACAGTTGCAATAAAAGACACTGCAAACAAATTAATGATGGAAAGACCAAAAAGGTAGATGCTTCTCTGACaaaactataataaagagagattgcatacataaacaAACTCACAAGACATGTATGAACGTAATGTGGTCGTTTATATAGAGTTAATGCATAAGAAAATTATGGTGGTTGGTGAGCGAGGAATtttagaaaagagagagagaatcacacGCTATCACAGAGATCATATCAGTCACAGATATTTCGTGATCTTTATTggatttctctctctttttttcttttttctttttttcttttttttgatttgcttttcttctttaaacCATAACTCTCTCTCTACGAGTATCTACATTCGCATCTTTCAACGATATCCTCACTCTCTAGTGAATCTAGTTATTGAATCTGTGTGTACCAGACTACCAGCTACACATTTCAAGACAGTTCCAAGAGTTTAGATAACGAATCAATGTTCTCTTTTGTCTTTTACGTGTACACAAATAAGAGTGTATATAATATGTACaattcaatatttaaaaaatggttcTATTATGAAGCAATTTTCCCATTCAATGCACATGTAGAAACAAGAGTCAAGAAGTGTTACATCATTTGTCTCAACTCTCAGCAACAAAAAAGTGTTACAtcgatcattttttttttctctctcgtGAAATTTCATACAGTAATATTTTAAAGGGGTAATTACACTAAACCTACCCGTAATTTGGGCGAAAATCACTTTGtctacccgtggtttaaaaagtgtcaCTTAACCCACCTGAGGTATGTTCCGTTTGTTTTTTGTAACCCACATCTGTTAAGATCAggggtaaataggtatttttgctcaaattttatgcctatctcctcccaaaacaaaaaatagcacaaaaatacaagagaaATAAGATCAAAAGGGAGGGTTTTcatgaagaacatacccaaaaaaaaaaaaaacacctacaGCCCCTCACGgcatctctatctctctattttcttcctctcttcCCTCTCTTTGACCCACAACCCTCACggcaccaccaccatcaccaccactcACTGCTATGTCAAACCAACCCAGCCACCAACTCACAACCAACGCATGGCAAAACACCAACTGTGCATCTTAGCTCGATCCAGCTACCACGAAACCTAGACAAAATCCAGCCACACCACCATTGACCCACaatccaccacaaaaccaaccaaaatcCACTACCACAAACCCACTACCACAGCCAAAATCCACCACCATAAACCCACTACCACAGCCAAAATCCACCACCATCAAACCCACAAACCATT from Castanea sativa cultivar Marrone di Chiusa Pesio chromosome 6, ASM4071231v1 includes:
- the LOC142637961 gene encoding two-component response regulator ARR17, with the protein product MDAASAASSSTKGVMENVEQPHVLAVDDSLIDRKLIEQLLINSSCKVTTAENGRRALEFLGLGDDQSNTLEGRVSKVNLIITDYCMPGMTGYELLKRIKESSVMKEVPVVIVSSENVPTRINKCLEEGAQMFMLKPLKQSDVKKLRCHLMNS